The candidate division KSB1 bacterium sequence CTGGACACCCTGTTGCTCACGCCGATGGGCAAAATGATGGTGGGCAAGGGGCTGGTGCTGCTGGCACGCGGCGAGAAGCGCTTCGTCATTGAAACCGTCAAAGGGTTGCAACAGGCGCACATCGGCCGGGAAATCCTGATTGATCTGCCGGAGCCGAGCATTCTCATGCTGAACAACGAGGAGGGCGGCGGCGCCTGGAGCGCCTATCTCTACAAGCTCGGGCTGCAGCTCGTCGTGCCCATCATCGCCAACAACAAATGCTCGGGGTTGATGGCGTTCGGCCGCAAACAAAACGGCCAGGATTTCACCCCCGGCGAGCTGGAATATCTCAACTCGCTCGCCAACCTGGCGGCCACCGCGGTGGAAAACGGCATGGTGTTTCAGGAACTGCGCGAAGTCAACCGCAAACTCGACAAGAAGATTCAGGAGCTCAACACGCTGTTCGACATCGGCAAGGAACTCAATTCCACCTTTGACAGTGACAAGATCGCCAGCGTGCTGGCCTATGCACTGATGGGCGAGCTGATGGTGCAACGCTGCGGCGTGTTCGTCGAGGACAACGACCGCCTGTCGCTGCAGGTCAACAAAGGCCTCACCCCCATCCCGCTCTACGAGGATGCCGAATTTCTCCACTGGCTGCGCCAGCTCAAAGAACCCTACTTTTTTAAAAAATCCCGGTTCGAACTCTCGCCACGCGAGCCGGAATGGTCGGAACAGCTTGCCGCGGCCGGCGGCGTGCTGCTGATCCCGATCACCAGCCAGGAGGTGGTGCGCGGCGCGCTCCTGCTCGGCGAGAAAATCACCAAAGGCGAGTTTGCGCAGGAGGAAATCGAGTTTGCCTCGACCCTGGCCAACACCGCCATGATCTCGCTCGAAAACGCCCGGCTGTTCCGCGAGACCATCGAGAAACAACGCCTGGAGGAGGAACTGGCCATCGCCCGCGAGATTCAGCAGCGCCTGCTGCCCAAGGCCGCGCCCAAGCTCACCGGTTACGAAATTGCCGCCATCAACATCCCCACCCATCAGGTGGGCGGCGATTATTTCGATTATTTCCCCATCGACGACCACCGCTATCTGATCACCATCGCCGATGTTTCCGGCAAGGGCATCCCGGCGGCCATCATCATGTCCAACCTGCAGGCCACACTGCACGCGCTGATGACGGCCGAAGTGCCGATCGATCAAATCGTCTCCCGCATCAACAATTTCGTCTACGCCAATACCACCGCCGACAAATTCATCACCTGTTTCATCGCGGTGCTGGATACGGCGCGCAACACGCTGACCTACGTGAATGCCGGCCACAACCCGCCCTATTTCTTCAACGATCAGGCTGCCGCCAACGGCGGCTTCCGCCTGCTGGACAAGGGCGGCCTGCTGCTCGGCATGTTTCCCGGCGCGACCTATGAGACTGAAACCATCACGCTGCAAAGCGGCGACTGGGTGCTGATGTACACCGACGGGGTGAGCGAGGCCAAAAACGCCAGTGATGAAGACTTTTCCGAGCGCCGCCTGGAGGCGGTGATCCGGGAACGCCTGGCCGCCCCGGACAACTCGGCAGCCGCCATGATCGAGGCCATCACCAGCGAGGTGAGACGGTTCACCGCCGGCGAGCCTCAAAGTGACGATATTACGCTGCTGACTCTGCACTACCGCCTGAGCGACGCGGCATGAGCCGGGGCTTCCCCAGTCGGAGGACCCGCCGCCGCGCCGCCTGTACGCATTGACAGACTTTTCATCCTTGCCGGACTTCATGCCGTTATGTCTGACATACTCATCGTTGACGACGAGAAAGCCATTCGACAACTGCTCAGCGAGGTGCTGGCCAAAGACGGGCACCGCGTCGAGACCGCAGCCGACGGCGACAGGGCGCTGGAAAAGCTGGTGAGCGACGATTTCGACCTGGTCATCACCGATCTGCACATGCAGGATGTCGATGGCATTTCCGTGCTGCGCTCCAGCAAAAGCAAAAACCCCTACACCGAAGTTCTCATCCTCACCGGCCACGGCACGGTTTCTTCGGCGGTTGAAGCCATGCGTCTGGGCGCGTACGAATACCTGACCAAGCCCATCGACATGCGGGAGTTTCGCATGAAGGCGCGCCAGGCACTGGAACGCCGCGCCATGCGCCTGCAAATTGAAGCCCAGCGCCGCGAAATTCAGCGCCATCAGGAAATGATCGCGCGCGATTTGCGGCTGGCCGAGCAGGTGCAGCAAAGCCTGGTGCCGCGTCCCTTGTCCAACGAATTTCTGGAAGTGGCGGTGCGCTATCTGCCGATGATCGGCGTGGGTGGCGATTTTGCCGACGTCTATGCGGAGAATCCGCAACAGGTCACCCTCACGCTCGTCGATGTCACCGGCCACGGCATCACGGCGGCCCTTTTGGTCAACCGCATGGCCAGCGAAATCCGCCGGCTGGTGCGCGAACGGCTGGAGCCCCGCATCATGCTGCATCATTTCAATGACTTTATCTGCGAGTCGTTCGCGGGCACCGGCATGTTCCTGACCATGTTCATCTGCAAACTGGATCTGACGGTGCATACGCTCACTTTTGCCGGCAGCGCCCACCCCGCTGCCGTGATTTGGCGCCATCGCCAGAACAAATTCGAAAAGCTCGACTCCCAAAATCCGATCGTGGGCTTCGATCAAGCACCGGAAGAGCGCTTCCGCCAGCAGGTGACCAGCATCGCCCCCGGCGACAAACTGCTGATGTACACCGACGGCATCATTGAAGCCGAAAATGCCAAAAACGAGGGGCTGGGGCTGCGGGGCATGCTCAACCTCTGCCAGCCGGCACTTACCGCCACCGCCACGGAGCTGGCCGACAGCCTGATTGCCGGCCTGGAGAGATGGTCGGGCGGCCCGCGGCGCGACGACGTGTATCTGCTGGTGACCGCGATCAAA is a genomic window containing:
- a CDS encoding SpoIIE family protein phosphatase, whose amino-acid sequence is MEIRQRPYVQRSTNHNRSVRPTRAASVYPHKRSSNRPGSNRQLSRELDERLIELQALFDVSKTLNSSLHLKNILDTLLLTPMGKMMVGKGLVLLARGEKRFVIETVKGLQQAHIGREILIDLPEPSILMLNNEEGGGAWSAYLYKLGLQLVVPIIANNKCSGLMAFGRKQNGQDFTPGELEYLNSLANLAATAVENGMVFQELREVNRKLDKKIQELNTLFDIGKELNSTFDSDKIASVLAYALMGELMVQRCGVFVEDNDRLSLQVNKGLTPIPLYEDAEFLHWLRQLKEPYFFKKSRFELSPREPEWSEQLAAAGGVLLIPITSQEVVRGALLLGEKITKGEFAQEEIEFASTLANTAMISLENARLFRETIEKQRLEEELAIAREIQQRLLPKAAPKLTGYEIAAINIPTHQVGGDYFDYFPIDDHRYLITIADVSGKGIPAAIIMSNLQATLHALMTAEVPIDQIVSRINNFVYANTTADKFITCFIAVLDTARNTLTYVNAGHNPPYFFNDQAAANGGFRLLDKGGLLLGMFPGATYETETITLQSGDWVLMYTDGVSEAKNASDEDFSERRLEAVIRERLAAPDNSAAAMIEAITSEVRRFTAGEPQSDDITLLTLHYRLSDAA
- a CDS encoding SpoIIE family protein phosphatase; translation: MSDILIVDDEKAIRQLLSEVLAKDGHRVETAADGDRALEKLVSDDFDLVITDLHMQDVDGISVLRSSKSKNPYTEVLILTGHGTVSSAVEAMRLGAYEYLTKPIDMREFRMKARQALERRAMRLQIEAQRREIQRHQEMIARDLRLAEQVQQSLVPRPLSNEFLEVAVRYLPMIGVGGDFADVYAENPQQVTLTLVDVTGHGITAALLVNRMASEIRRLVRERLEPRIMLHHFNDFICESFAGTGMFLTMFICKLDLTVHTLTFAGSAHPAAVIWRHRQNKFEKLDSQNPIVGFDQAPEERFRQQVTSIAPGDKLLMYTDGIIEAENAKNEGLGLRGMLNLCQPALTATATELADSLIAGLERWSGGPRRDDVYLLVTAIK